The Salvelinus alpinus chromosome 30, SLU_Salpinus.1, whole genome shotgun sequence genomic interval TGTTAGTACATACCTTCCACACAGAGAAGGCAAAACTGATATCTGGAACGCTGACCAACGTGTCATCATCCAGCATCAACACAGCTGAGGAGAGAAGTTGAACACAGAGTATTACCATTAGATGATTAAATACTTCCAATACACAGCGTTGTTGTGCCTGTATACTCGACTGGACAATTTTGCGACGTAGCTGAGGAAAGGAGAcgaggagacgaggagagtgtctgtcagtctgtgtctcagtggaggctgctgaaggaaAGGACGgccataataatggctggaatggagtcaatggaatggtatcgaccacatggaaaccacgtcctcaatgtgtttgatgccattattATTAgcggtcctcccctcagcagcctccactggtctgtctgtgtctctctttcacaCTCCACACCACAGTCAGTATCTATCTTCGGTTGAACGGCTAAGTGAGGTAGACACTTTGGAAAGCCACCTTAAcgccatctctgtctgtctgaccctctcacacacacacactcacacaccacacactcacacacctcaCCGTCGGTATCGATCTCAGCAAATGGCTGCAGGCGGTTGCGCATGCGGTTGACGCTCTGCTCTTTGAACACCACAGGGATGGGATGGGGCCCCAGGGCGTCCCAGAGCTCTTGAGGGGTCCGCTCCCCAATGTTGTTCCACACGATGATGACCCGCCGCAGGTGTGGCACCGCCTGGTAATGGTTGAGCAGTTTCAGCAGGACGTCGGTACGGTTATACGTCTGTATGACTATGGTAAATGCGGTGGCGTCCTCCTCTTCCGTTTGGCGCCCGGGAATGGCGTTGGCATTGTTGCCGGCGGTGGCTCTATGGCGAAGGGCTCCCATGGCCCCGACATGGCCCCGGTCCTCGACGGAAGGCAGGAGGGCAGTCAAGGCAGCACCGACCAAGAGAAGGAGTAGTATGGGAGCAACGAGATAGGACCGCCGAAGACCTTTGCAGCCACGGAGAAGGACTCTGCACTCAGGAGAAAGACAACAATGGACATATATACTGAttcccaaatcaacccctagcccatactccctatgcacttgtggagatctgagatgATTAGATAGACATAAACAATATGGATATAGGTCTACCTTGCCCTTTGTAATAGATCAGGGGGAATTTTCGCCATATTGCTAATCCACACAGATCACAGACCTTCAGTGTTT includes:
- the extl2 gene encoding exostosin-like 2; amino-acid sequence: MRVLLRGCKGLRRSYLVAPILLLLLVGAALTALLPSVEDRGHVGAMGALRHRATAGNNANAIPGRQTEEEDATAFTIVIQTYNRTDVLLKLLNHYQAVPHLRRVIIVWNNIGERTPQELWDALGPHPIPVVFKEQSVNRMRNRLQPFAEIDTDAVLMLDDDTLVSVPDISFAFSVWKQFPDQIVGFVPRKHVTTVTGVYSYGSFELQDPEMGGGDRYSMVLIGAAFFHHRYLQLFQEQPPEVHALVDDTQNCDDIAVNFAVAAELQRGSGAIKSRPSGIFVKPVDMRNLERDASSGYLGMWHRPEHLLQRSYCLNRLAQIYGAMPLRYSNMMLCQFGFPSYANHKGRG